The following are encoded together in the Oncorhynchus masou masou isolate Uvic2021 chromosome 5, UVic_Omas_1.1, whole genome shotgun sequence genome:
- the LOC135540340 gene encoding zinc finger protein 37-like, translating to MSRLQLLNVFLSQRLTEATVEIFGAVEKTITEFQEEIASSKEEIERLQRLLDLALKPDLKLHKSDAKQLTLPVPEVPPEKQHCEHEWSPSRGQEEPEPTHIEGEEEVRTSQEEHPYQGLEPDIEFIFTPPCVESDYDQDPPQPSPTTNTTEEMDAEPEGERNGASLTTSDFQSLSVENPGSPAAQNNTSGSIDVVASGGLLSALGLIRTTSMQASVGGRRTKKLPHKKVQSSHSSAVSRKTTKLPLKIVQSPDNSDGGKKTTKLPLKTVQSPDTSVVGRKTTKLPLKTVQSPDTSAVGRKTTKLPLKTVQSPDTSAVGRKTTKLPLKTVQSPDTSAVGRKTTKLPLKTVQSPDTSAVGRKTTKLPLKTVQSPNTSDGGRKTAKLPLKTVQSPNTSAVGRRTSKSPRIRGEETGGLRSALGLVRTLRSRVKKEQSSPASAEARKTKKLPHKKRQSYLTSGGVRKISKLPKVTAANKNHTAPHCCKMCGKSFVFMTYLVSHVQKIHLKDKYHLCGVCGKDFRSTDSMVKHLQTHMGVKHFCHACAKVFTCSSNLKVHMRIHTGEKPFQCKHCGKGFTVRKSLEDHEKTHTGERPFKCTSCGKCFSSTTHLSRHQEIHTGEKPYQCNDCGKSFSRKEKLAEHMRTHTGEKPYPCPECGKCFGLKGNLTTHMIRHTGEKPCRCEECGKCFSLNADLKIHMRTHTGEKRYKCNVCDKSFTQKAYLASHIMKHTAEKQPVQ from the exons ATGTCCAGACTACAGTTGTTGAATGTGTTTCTCTCACAGCGCTTGACGGAGGCAACTGTTGAGAtatttggagcagtggaaaaaaCAATAACCGAGTTCCAGGAAGAAATTGCCAGTTCAAAGGAGGAGATCGAACGTCTACAGAGGCTTCTGGATTTGGCTTTGAAACCCGACTTAAAGTTACATAAATCAG atgccAAGCAGCTTACTCTCCCTGTCCCAGAGGTTCCCCCTGAGAAGCAACACTGTGAGCATGAGTGGAGCCCCAGTCGAGGCCAGGAGGAGCCAGAGCCCACACACATTGAAGGGGAAGAGGAGGTCAGGACCAGTCAGGAGGAGCATCCGTATCAAGGACTAGAGCCCGACATAGAGTTCATATTTACTCCTCCCTGTGTGGAAAGTGACTATGATCAGGACCCACCCCAGCCTTCACCGACCACCAACACAACTGAAGAGATGGACGCCGAACCGGAGGGGGAGAGAAATGGAGCATCATTAACAACCAGTGACTTCCAGTCCCTCTCTGTAGAAAATCCAGGATCCCCTGCAGCTCAGAACAACACCAGTGGAAGTATTGATGTAGTGGCGAGTGGAGGACTACTGTCAGCATTGGGGTTAATACGGACAACCAGTATGCAAGCAAGTGTTGGAGGCCGGAGAACCAAAAAATTACCCCACAAGAAAGTACAAAGCTCCCATTCAAGTGCAGTAAGCAGGAAGACTACCAAGTTACCCCTTAAGATAGTGCAAAGCCCAGATAACAGTGATGGAGGCAAGAAGACTACCAAGTTGCCCCTGAAGACAGTGCAAAGCCCAGATACCAGTGTAGTAGGCAGGAAGACGACCAAGTTACCCCTCAAGACAGTGCAAAGCCCTGATACCAGTGCAGTAGGCAGGAAGACTACCAAGTTGCCCCTAAAGACAGTGCAAAGCCCTGATACCAGTGCAGTAGGCAGGAAGACTACCAAGTTACCCCTCAAGACAGTGCAAAGCCCTGATACCAGTGCAGTAGGCAGGAAGACTACCAAGTTACCCCTCAAGACAGTGCAAAGCCCTGATACCAGTGCAGTAGGCAGGAAGACTACCAAGTTACCCCTCAAGACAGTGCAAAGCCCCAATACCAGTGATGGAGGCAGGAAGACTGCCAAGTTACCCCTCAAGACAGTGCAAAGCCCCAATACCAGTGCAGTAGGCAGGAGAACTTCAAAGTCACCACgtataagaggagaggagacaggaggactACGGTCAGCACTAGGGTTAGTTCGGACATTGAGATCACGGGTCAAGAAAGAACAAAGCTCTCCTGCCAGTGCTGAAGCGAGGAAAACTAAAAAGTTACCCCACAAGAAAAGACAAAGTTATCTTACCAGTGGTGGAGTCAGGAAAATCTCCAAGTTACCCAAGGTAACAGcagccaataaaaaccatacGGCTCCTCATTGTTGCAAGATGTGTGGGAAGTCTTTTGTTTTCATGACTTATCTTGTTAGTCATGTGCAAAAAATTCATTTAAAGGATAAATACCATCTTTGTGGGGTTTGTGGGAAAGATTTTAGGTCCACAGATAGTATGGTGAAGCATCTGCAAACCCACATGGGAGTGAAGCATTTCTGCCATGCCTGTGCTAAAGTCTTCACTTGTAGTTCCAATCTGAAAGTGCATATGAGGATccatacaggggagaagccattTCAGTGCAAACACTGTGGGAAAGGCTTCACTGTGAGAAAATCCCTGGAAGACCATGAGAAGACTCACACAGGGGAGAGGCCATTTAAGTGCACTTCATGTGGAAAATGTTTCTCATCAACGACTCATCTAAGTCGCCACCAGgaaattcacacaggagagaaaccctaTCAGTGCAACGATTGTGGGAAAAGCTTCAGTCGGAAGGAGAAACTGGCAGAACATATGAGGACCCATACAGGGGAGAAACCATATCCCTGCCCTGAATGTGGCAAATGCTTTGGTCTAAAGGGGAATCTGACCACCCATATGATaagacacacaggggagaaaccatgCAGGTGCGAAGAATGTGGCAAATGTTTCTCTTTGAATGCAGACCTGAAAATTCATATGAGGACACACACGGGGGAGAAAAGATATAAGTGCAATGTTTGTGACAAATCCTTCACTCAGAAGGCGTACTTGGCTAGCCACATTATGAAACACACGGCAGAGAAACAACCGGTTCAGTGA
- the LOC135540341 gene encoding zinc finger protein 892-like, producing the protein MSKLQLLNTFLTERLTAAAVEIFGAVEKTITEYQEEISRSKEEIDRLRRQLHIVTQPKIKLHKADTQQPILPVPEEVPLEQQHCEQEWTPDLRQEDSDPTQIKEEQEELRTNQEEGHLQGLESDTNILTCSPPFVKSDCDQDDPHKSSQLYHIQTVENRERDSLPTSTIEEIKIEPDEEDYRVSEPTSDSQTLSVVTPYSSVSTLNMNQLIGNAESDKPFQCNVCGKFLKREKSLIVHMMGHAGEKPFTCPLCNKGFVAVGTLKTHLKLHTGERPHRCHVCGRCFKLKGALTEHMRIHTGEKPFSCHDCGKCFSRTNALTNHMLHIHKKKRTYK; encoded by the exons ATGTCCAAACTGCAGCTGTTGAATACGTTTCTCACCGAGCGATTAACTGCAGCGGCTGTTGAGATATTTGGGGCAGTGGAAAAAACGATAACGGAGTATCAGGAAGAAATCTCCCGTTCAAAGGAGGAGATCGATCGTCTACGAAGGCAACTGCACATCGTTACCCAACCGAAGATAAAGTTACATAAAGCAG ATACCCAGCAGCCCATTCTCCCTGTCCCTGAGGAGGTTCCCCTTGAGCAGCAGCACTGTGAGCAGGAGTGGACCCCTGATCTGAGGCAGGAGGACTCAGACCCCACACAGATTAAAGAAGAACAGGAAGAACTCAGGACCAATCAGGAGGAAGGGCATCTTCAGGGGCTGGAGTCTGATACCAACATTCTAACATGTTCTCCTCCCTTTGTGAAAAGTGACTGTGATCAGGATGACCCACATAAGTCCTCCCAACTTTACCACATACAaactgtagagaacagagagagggactcaCTACCTACCAGCACAATTGAAGAGATCAAAATAGAACCCGATGAAGAGGATTACAGAGTATCAGAACCAACCAGTGACTCTCAAACCCTCTCTGTAGTAACCCCTTACAGCTCCGTGAGCACATTAAATATGAATCAGCTAATTGGCAATGCAGAATCAGACAAACCATTTCAGTGCAATGTATGTGGCAAATTCCTCAAGAGGGAAAAAAGTCTTATTGTGCATATGATGGGTCATgcaggagagaaaccatttacATGTCCTTTATGTAACAAAGGCTTTGTTGCGGTAGGCACTTTAAAGACACACCTGAAACTTCACACAGGGGAAAGGCCACACCGTTGCCATGTTTGTGGAAGATGCTTTAAACTGAAAGGAGCCCTGACGGAGCACATGAGGATACACACTGGGGAGAAACCATTTAGCTGTCATGATTGTGGCAAATGCTTCAGTCGTACAAATGCCCTTACGAATCACATGCTGCACATTCACAAGAAGAAAAGAACGTACAAGTGA